ttttcggtacgataagtGCGATATTTCGGTATTACGATATATTTTGCCAGCCCCAATCCATTCATCTATCTATCTAATTTCATTCATGGTGAATCAATTTCCACGGCTGATTCCTTATATCTAACTAAGTGTATGTCAAGTTCAATGTGCTTCCTTCAAGAATGATGAACTTGACCATTGGCTAAGGCAATAGTGCTAAAATTGTCAACCTATTTCATTTGTATTCTAACTCTATTAGAAGTGATGGAGATTGAGattatcttttgtttcttgaaCACCAAGCTACCAAATTGTCTTCAACTGAACTTATCATCTATCTTCTTCAACATATCGATGCATTTGTTCGAATAGATGCATCCATCCACTAGTCCATCTCGTTGCCATCCTAACAAAAATTGGCTGAAAATGGCATACAGTCCTCCACGATATTTTgttgctaactaatttttctttttcttgagtAGGTTCTAATTTTGTTGTACTTCCTCTGTCCAAttgaaaatgactcactttctTTCTCagtttgtctcaactaagatgatttgttactaaaaatggagcaatacaattaaaatattcaactctctttatctctccatTTGACATTTACATTcacatttttctcttcaattaaacgCATCAATCATCAACTCCTAAACTTCCATACCACCTCAGAAATATtccatcttagccgggacggtgCCGTACTTATTAATACTATCAAACAACGTATTATCATCGACTGGAGttactataattttacttGAACTGAACATAGTTATGCCTCAATCTAACTGTTCAAATATGCTCTTAAGCACCAAGTCTTTAGCCAAGTTCATAGCACTATTGAATTTTTCAACATTATGTAGTAAGCAATTTTCCACCGCTGCCAGTTTCTCCTGGCCATCAACAGCCTCGGACAAAGATTTGATCTCGAACCTCAAGCTGTGAGCGTCAGAGTAAATCCTGCTGAGATCCGTCATGATGGGCCGGGCGAGCGTAATCATATGATCAATTATCACCTTGTGTTTCTTGACTGCAGCCTCTCGATCCATGAGAACTGATCGGTGCCATTCCCCGAGCGCAGCGAACACAATGGACGCCACAGCGACTACTGCTCCGACCCCTGCCCTCGCCCATCCCCTCATGAGAATGACATCCGCGACAGCAATCTCAGCCACGGCCGCGCATATCATGGTCGCTGCGTTTAATAAAACAGAATACACTTTATTTGAGACAGCAATGGAATGGAGCTGCTTGGTGAAATTCGTGTTCATGGAGTTTAGGGCATTTTCCATCATCTGATGATTGGTGCTGAGACGGGATATTTCATGGAAGAAGTTTTGAACAATGATGAAGGGAGGATCATTTGGAGGTTGGTGGTGAGTAGGGTTGAGATGGAGTTTGAGTGCTGAGCAAAACTCGGGAGCTTTGAGGTTGTTGACGTAGTAGCAGCGGACAAACTCCaccaatttttcattatttgtagCGTTGTTCTGCAGGTCACGAAACGCCGAGACAAACTCTTCGGCCATGGGGAAAGCTGCCGCGAACGGTGGAATAGGATACGGCGGCTCGGTGCGGTGGTTGGTTGCGCTGGAGAGCTGTGATATGCTGTAATCAAATggaaactctaaatattgtacgtataaaattttaaactatgATATGGAcctttaaaaaatgtaaacatatgacaaaataacaacaacaaaagtGTCAATACCGTGTCaaaacaaaggaaaagaaCAGAGACATGATTTTAGGTTGGGTTGAATGAGGGAAAATGGAAGCGACCTGATTGGTTGTGCAGCTTCGTGACAGTTGGTTGCGCTGGAGAGCTGTGATGAGCTGTAATCAAATGCCGCTTTGGAGACAAGCACTGAGATCATCAATTTCTCCTGAAATCGTCACAACTTATTGTGTTAATGGTTTGATGGAGTTATTGGTTgttaatatcacgaactttgattgaattttgaattttttttgcaaacaatttatcataaaatatattctttggAATCGAATATTAATTGGCACGTTGGATAATCTAGATGGACTCATCGAACTTGAAAAGTAACGATGAGTGTTCAATGCCTTAGTTTATTAGTCATCTTAGTCGAATTTTTCCGCCTCTCCTTCCGATTATATTTGAGTTGGCAAAGGGCATGCATGATTAGATTTCGCCAAAATTGTGAAATGTGGAAATTCTCTAACACGGCCAATATAACTAAGTTTTGAGGTCGTTGGAATATCTGAAATTCGAATAAAGTTTGTGATACTATTAACAAGCAATAGCTCTTTTTAATAATCCggatacatatatatatacataaacagatgagaaaagggaaaaaaaaacaggCACATGATATTAATGGAACGTTATTtgtcaaaataagaaaaatgtattttaGATTGGGTTGAAACCTGATTGGTTTTGCACATTCGAGCAGCCTCTTGGCGTTTGGTGATATTAGCGGTGAATCGGAATCGTCTTTTGGGATTCTTGACGACACTGCAGAGATCCCTCCACCGCTGCAGCACCTCCTTCGACGAATGCCTCGGCTGAAGCTCCCATTTCTCACACAGTAAActctccattttcaatttcttattttcttcaaattaaatatacttctTCTTTTCCCTGTACAAGTCATTGCGTTTCAGCTTAAATAAAAGCTCAAAAGAAAGGAACTTGCTGctcaattttcataaaaatataaatcgaTGGAAACAACCACCAACATGCAACGAAGTTTCCTAGCATTTTCGTCAAAaagagagattttttttttattgagggGAAAACGATGAACCCATTTCTTTTGTTGGTAAATTACATACATATTTGTCAACATTACGGCTGAA
The genomic region above belongs to Salvia hispanica cultivar TCC Black 2014 chromosome 3, UniMelb_Shisp_WGS_1.0, whole genome shotgun sequence and contains:
- the LOC125212804 gene encoding uncharacterized protein LOC125212804 translates to MESLLCEKWELQPRHSSKEVLQRWRDLCSVVKNPKRRFRFTANITKRQEAARMCKTNQEKLMISVLVSKAAFDYSSSQLSSATNCHEAAQPISISQLSSATNHRTEPPYPIPPFAAAFPMAEEFVSAFRDLQNNATNNEKLVEFVRCYYVNNLKAPEFCSALKLHLNPTHHQPPNDPPFIIVQNFFHEISRLSTNHQMMENALNSMNTNFTKQLHSIAVSNKVYSVLLNAATMICAAVAEIAVADVILMRGWARAGVGAVVAVASIVFAALGEWHRSVLMDREAAVKKHKVIIDHMITLARPIMTDLSRIYSDAHSLRFEIKSLSEAVDGQEKLAAVENCLLHNVEKFNSAMNLAKDLVLKSIFEQLD